One genomic window of Euleptes europaea isolate rEulEur1 chromosome 8, rEulEur1.hap1, whole genome shotgun sequence includes the following:
- the LOC130481738 gene encoding kelch-like protein 12 — MDSQKDSDEEGAEKSPQSHQTYLCQGLKQLYQAQQLCDVILEVEGKSFPCHQMLLASVSPYFRDIFINSNGWQNKGLQLKGMASSTLHHLLNYLYTEELSLTLETALDLFTAAGKFQILPLKEIAGRFLEKNVTLNNCLSLYHLSHEHGHQALQQAALGYISQHFGHLAEKDDFLSLEFNPMVGLISSGSLEVDSELTVYQAVRSWAEHETATRLPLFTELLQHVRFPLLTPREVMEVQADISEYYRHLRLRWKELDGAGRLLESGGLRKGMYNDCFVCVELHENWTQDGDSPHSYLHCFDPHAEKWENLPPLRYLSYSGCTSLDFRLYLSGGQTGDCTFVDSLYEYNALTGQWTQLPSMSTPRAVHPLLACDMKLYALGGCGDKGPLTSAEAFSVSQGAWAPISNVPLALMYPASAVLKNKLYLVGGKASKSYRGLLIYDTKTDWWNEVLMEFACYGAAAVSVSTGVYVIGGYTEERDSFLAHSAVATEDIPFTTKGSFYLQEDGRVDWEVTIPELPVALTFACAVEQRGKIYLLAGKDDNRSYNTCYSWVPQDSSWTQCPEEIPTSNEGRIFNCAVLKMPKKPIRFLLLETSVASTVVGVDETKKGQLNSSSREGCSLNCCWGGR; from the exons GATGCTGTTAGCTTCCGTCAGCCCTTATTTCAGAGATATCTTCATAAATTCCAACGGGTGGCAAAACAAGGGACTCCAACTCAAAGGCATGGCCTCCTCCACTCTCCACCATCTCCTGAATTACCTCTACACGGAAGAGCTCTCCCTCACTCTAGAGACGGCCCTGGATCTGTTCACCGCAGCTGGGAAGTTCCAGATCCTCCCACTGAAAGAAATAGCTGGAAG gtttctggagaaaaatgtcacccTGAACAACTGCCTAAGCCTTTATCACCTGTCTCACGAACATGGTCATCAAGCTCTGCAGCAAGCGGCCTTGGGCTACATCAGCCAACACTTTGGACACCTTGCTGAGAAAGATGACTTTCTGAGCCTGGAATTCAACCCAATGGTCGGCCTGATCAGCTCCGGCAGCCTGGAAGTGGACTCCGAGCTGACAGTCTACCAAGCCGTCCGCAGCTGGGCAGAGCACGAGACGGCAACACGCCTCCCGCTATTTACGGAGCTGCTGCAGCACGTCCGCTTCCCCCTGCTGACTCCCAGGGAGGTCATGGAAGTCCAAGCCGACATCTCAGAGTATTACAGGCACCTGCGTCTGCGGTGGAAGGAGCTGGACGGGGCAGGAAGGCTGCTGGAGAGCGGGGGGCTCAGGAAGGGCATGTACAATGACTGTTTTGTCTGCGTGGAGCTCCATGAAAACTGGACCCAGGATGGAGACAGCCCGCACTCTTACCTGCACTGTTTTGACCCTCACGCAGAGAAGTGGGAGAACTTGCCACCACTGAGGTATCTGAGTTATTCCGGATGCACATCCTTGGATTTCAGACTTTATCTGTCCGGAGGCCAGACGGGGGACTGCACTTTCGTCGACAGCCTGTATGAGTACAATGCTTTGACGGGCCAGTGGACTCAGCTTCCATCAATGTCCACCCCCCGGGCAGTGCATCCCTTGCTAGCTTGCGACATGAAGCTCTACGCTCTGGGAGGCTGCGGCGATAAGGGTCCGCTGACTTCTGCCGAGGCCTTCAGCGTGAGCCAGGGCGCCTGGGCTCCCATCTCTAACGTGCCCCTCGCTTTGATGTACCCAGCTTCCGCTGTCCTCAAGAATAAGCTGTACCTCGTAGGAGGGAAGGCCTCCAAGAGCTACAGGGGCCTGCTTATCTATGACACCAAGACCGATTGGTGGAATGAGGTGCTCATGGAGTTCGCCTGCTATGGAGCGGCCGCCGTCTCGGTCAGCACCGGGGTGTACGTTATCGGTGGGTACACAGAGGAAAGGGACAGTTTCCTGGCCCACAGTGCGGTGGCCACAGAGGACATCCCTTTCACCACCAAAGGGAGCTTTTATCTCCAGGAAGATGGTCGAGTCGACTGGGAAGTCACCATCCCCGAGCTGCCGGTGGCCTTGACTTTCGCTTGTGCGGTGGAACAGCGAGGGAAGATTTACCTGCTAGCTGGCAAAGACGATAATCGCTCGTACAACACCTGTTACAGCTGGGTGCCACAGGACTCGAGCTGGACCCAGTGCCCGGAGGAAATCCCCACGAGCAATGAGGGGAGGATATTCAACTGCGCAGTCTTGAAGATGCCCAAAAAGCCGATCCGGTTCCTTCTCCTGGAGACTTCAGTGGCCTCGACAGTCGTCGGGGTGGATGAGACCAAGAAAGGGCAATTGAATTCTTCTTCCAGGGAGGGCTGCAGCCTTAACTGCTGCTGGGGTGGGCGATAG